A single window of Actinoallomurus bryophytorum DNA harbors:
- a CDS encoding thioesterase family protein, protein MADSLYRPLGDGRFQSTELTQGPWDPRNQHGSPPAALLTRELERTDPQPDMTVSQLAIDILGPIPVGEVTVHTEVVRPGRRIQSVAAEMVAEGRPVAYARAWRLRHADTEAIASETAASRLPLPDTTLKESPLPDFGYFHALEWRFAEGGFMQNGPAVLWTRLAVPVLPDEEPSQLQRVAGVADTASGISSELSFAAYMFSNVDFTLHLVRPQSGEWTCLDAATTVGPSGSGLCRTRLYDERGDFGSAAQTLFVARRD, encoded by the coding sequence ATGGCCGACAGCCTCTACCGTCCGCTCGGAGACGGCCGGTTCCAGTCGACGGAGCTCACGCAGGGACCGTGGGACCCACGGAACCAGCACGGCAGCCCGCCGGCGGCACTGCTCACCCGGGAGCTCGAACGCACCGACCCGCAGCCCGACATGACCGTCTCGCAGCTGGCGATCGACATCCTCGGGCCGATCCCGGTCGGCGAGGTCACGGTGCACACCGAGGTCGTACGGCCCGGACGGCGGATCCAGTCCGTCGCCGCCGAGATGGTCGCCGAGGGACGTCCGGTCGCGTACGCGCGTGCCTGGCGCCTGCGGCACGCCGACACCGAGGCGATCGCCTCGGAGACCGCCGCCTCTCGCCTGCCCCTGCCGGACACCACCCTGAAGGAGTCGCCGCTGCCCGACTTCGGGTACTTCCACGCGCTCGAGTGGCGGTTCGCCGAGGGCGGGTTCATGCAGAACGGGCCGGCCGTCCTGTGGACCCGGCTCGCGGTGCCGGTCCTTCCCGACGAGGAGCCCTCGCAGCTCCAGCGGGTGGCCGGGGTCGCGGACACGGCCAGCGGCATCAGCTCCGAGCTGAGCTTCGCCGCGTACATGTTCTCCAACGTCGACTTCACCCTGCACCTGGTGCGGCCCCAGTCCGGCGAGTGGACCTGCCTCGACGCCGCCACGACGGTCGGGCCGTCCGGCAGCGGCCTGTGCCGTACGCGCCTGTACGACGAGCGCGGTGACTTCGGCAGCGCCGCACAGACCCTCTTCGTCGCCCGGCGCGACTGA
- a CDS encoding cytochrome b/b6 domain-containing protein, with amino-acid sequence MIRFTRPVRWVHHATALLMLICLVTAAVLYVPALEETVGRRHLIRLIHVYAGFGLPVPALLGWASRAFRDDLRRLNRFSPADWEWLRGKDRRATVRGRGIHPVGKYNAGQKLNAAFAGGAILVMLGTGAVLTFPHRWPDSLRAGATFVHDWLFFAIFVVVAGHLYYALRDPGSLSGMFRGHVRRDWAARHHVAWLDETDEREPRDRVAGKS; translated from the coding sequence ATGATCCGGTTCACGCGGCCCGTCCGCTGGGTCCACCACGCGACGGCGTTGCTGATGCTGATCTGTCTCGTGACCGCGGCGGTGCTGTACGTCCCGGCGCTCGAGGAGACGGTCGGCCGCCGCCACCTGATCCGCCTGATCCACGTCTACGCCGGGTTCGGGCTGCCGGTGCCGGCGCTGCTGGGATGGGCCTCCCGCGCCTTCCGCGACGACCTTCGCCGCCTGAACCGCTTCTCCCCCGCCGACTGGGAGTGGCTGCGCGGCAAGGACCGCCGCGCCACGGTGCGCGGCCGCGGCATCCACCCGGTGGGCAAGTACAACGCGGGGCAGAAGCTCAACGCCGCGTTCGCCGGCGGCGCGATCCTGGTGATGCTCGGCACCGGGGCCGTCCTCACCTTCCCCCACCGCTGGCCGGACTCACTGCGCGCGGGCGCGACGTTCGTGCACGACTGGCTGTTCTTCGCGATCTTCGTGGTCGTGGCCGGGCATCTCTACTACGCGCTGCGCGACCCGGGGTCGCTCAGCGGGATGTTCCGCGGCCACGTCCGGCGGGACTGGGCGGCCCGTCATCACGTCGCGTGGCTCGACGAGACCGACGAGCGCGAGCCACGCGATCGTGTCGCCGGAAAGTCTTGA
- a CDS encoding molybdopterin-dependent oxidoreductase, which translates to MSSEGSPVGRRIVLGMIGLGAVGVVTGAKVQRGVNRALGPVSSGISGIVPAAGGFRFYTVTGSVKRIEPADYHLTVRGLVNHPRDFSFVELQTALPQTRMTDTFHCVTGWSVPKVAWVGVALPDLLDAVGVGAGARGVKFTSFDGEYTESLTLEQARRRDVIVATGMLGGPVSHDHGGPVRMYVNPMYGYKSTKWLSGIELVDKVRPGYWETRGYDVDGWVGHSNGYTS; encoded by the coding sequence GTGAGCAGTGAAGGATCGCCGGTCGGGCGTCGCATCGTGCTCGGCATGATCGGCCTAGGCGCCGTCGGCGTCGTGACGGGTGCCAAGGTGCAGCGTGGAGTGAACCGCGCGCTCGGACCGGTCAGTTCGGGAATCTCCGGCATCGTGCCCGCGGCCGGCGGCTTCCGCTTCTACACGGTGACCGGTTCGGTGAAACGCATCGAGCCGGCCGACTACCACCTGACGGTGCGCGGCCTGGTGAACCACCCGCGCGACTTCAGCTTCGTCGAGCTGCAGACGGCGCTTCCGCAGACGCGGATGACGGACACGTTCCACTGCGTCACCGGATGGAGCGTCCCGAAGGTGGCCTGGGTGGGCGTCGCGCTGCCCGACCTGCTCGACGCGGTCGGCGTGGGGGCCGGCGCGCGCGGGGTCAAGTTCACCTCTTTCGACGGCGAGTACACCGAGAGCCTCACGCTCGAACAGGCGCGGCGGCGCGACGTGATCGTCGCCACCGGCATGCTGGGCGGTCCGGTGAGCCATGACCACGGGGGGCCGGTACGGATGTACGTCAACCCGATGTACGGCTACAAGTCCACGAAGTGGCTGAGCGGGATCGAGCTGGTCGACAAGGTGCGGCCCGGCTACTGGGAGACACGCGGGTACGACGTGGACGGCTGGGTCGGGCACTCGAACGGATACACGTCATGA
- a CDS encoding MFS transporter, with protein MLFYPVYAVLFADAGLSAAKISSLFLLWSVTGFVVEVPSGLWADVFSRRLLLIVAPALTGAGYALWTFFPSYSFFALGFVLWGTGSSLRSGALQALVYDELERAGAAGAYARLIGRSQAAGMTAVMTATALAAPVMHLGGFRAVGVASVAVTLLGVPVAWSFPESRGGGRHGGSHRDVLREGLAEARGTPAVRRCLVIVAAVSGVDALEEYVPLLARATGAATATVPFLVLMVSAGMAAGGWLGGRGTRWAAPALAAGSVCLAAGGVIGRPAGLVPVAVAFGVFQWAIVAADLRLQERISDRSRATLTSMAGFGTEVVAVLTFAGYALGSSWMGPGPLFTLAAVPYAVIALAMGADRAGSGTRRALGRMMRGPGKER; from the coding sequence GTGCTGTTCTATCCCGTGTACGCGGTGCTGTTCGCGGACGCGGGGCTGTCGGCCGCGAAGATCTCCTCGCTCTTCCTCCTCTGGTCGGTCACCGGCTTCGTGGTCGAGGTGCCGTCCGGACTGTGGGCCGACGTCTTCTCCCGCAGGCTGCTGCTGATCGTCGCGCCCGCCCTCACTGGCGCGGGATACGCGCTGTGGACGTTCTTCCCCTCCTATTCCTTCTTCGCGCTGGGGTTCGTGCTGTGGGGCACCGGCAGCTCCCTGCGCTCGGGCGCCCTGCAGGCGCTGGTCTACGACGAGCTCGAACGCGCCGGTGCCGCCGGCGCCTACGCTCGCCTGATCGGCCGTTCGCAGGCCGCGGGCATGACCGCGGTCATGACGGCGACGGCCCTCGCCGCGCCGGTCATGCACCTGGGCGGCTTCCGCGCGGTGGGTGTCGCGAGCGTCGCCGTCACGCTCCTCGGCGTGCCGGTCGCGTGGTCGTTTCCCGAGTCGCGCGGCGGCGGACGGCACGGCGGGAGCCATCGCGACGTGCTGCGCGAGGGCCTGGCCGAGGCACGGGGGACGCCCGCAGTCCGACGCTGCCTGGTCATCGTCGCGGCTGTGTCCGGTGTGGACGCCCTGGAGGAGTACGTCCCGTTGCTCGCCCGCGCGACGGGCGCCGCCACCGCGACGGTGCCGTTCCTCGTCCTCATGGTCTCGGCGGGGATGGCCGCGGGCGGCTGGCTGGGCGGCCGGGGCACGCGCTGGGCGGCGCCGGCGCTGGCCGCCGGTTCCGTGTGTCTCGCGGCCGGTGGGGTCATCGGCAGGCCGGCCGGGCTCGTGCCCGTCGCGGTCGCGTTCGGCGTCTTCCAGTGGGCGATCGTCGCCGCCGACCTGCGGCTGCAGGAGCGCATCTCCGACCGCTCGCGGGCGACGCTGACGTCGATGGCCGGCTTCGGCACGGAGGTCGTGGCGGTGCTGACCTTCGCCGGTTACGCGCTGGGCTCCTCCTGGATGGGGCCGGGCCCGCTGTTCACGCTCGCCGCCGTCCCGTACGCCGTCATCGCGCTGGCCATGGGGGCGGACCGGGCGGGTTCCGGTACGCGGCGCGCGCTTGGGAGGATGATGAGAGGCCCGGGGAAGGAAAGGTAG
- a CDS encoding HhH-GPD-type base excision DNA repair protein, translating to MTVSLPIAPEANALLNRSPLALLMAMLLDQQVPLERAFSAPADLARRLGHDPDVEELAGYDPDALVAVFSQRPALHRFPKAMAARVQTLCRLLLQHYDGDAERVWADAGTGRELLERVGALPGFGEQKAKIFVALLGKRLGVRPEGWREAAGPYGEDAAHRSIADIVDEDSLGKVRSHKQQMKAAAKAKNKA from the coding sequence GTGACGGTTTCGCTGCCCATCGCGCCGGAGGCCAACGCACTGCTCAACCGCAGCCCGCTGGCGCTGCTGATGGCGATGCTGCTCGACCAGCAGGTGCCGCTCGAACGCGCGTTCTCGGCGCCGGCCGACCTCGCGCGGCGGCTCGGGCACGATCCCGACGTCGAGGAGCTGGCCGGCTACGACCCGGACGCCCTCGTCGCCGTCTTCAGCCAGCGCCCCGCGCTCCACCGCTTTCCCAAGGCGATGGCCGCGCGGGTACAGACGCTGTGCCGGCTTCTCCTCCAGCATTACGACGGCGACGCCGAGCGGGTGTGGGCGGATGCGGGGACCGGTCGTGAGCTGCTCGAACGCGTGGGTGCGCTGCCCGGCTTCGGCGAGCAGAAGGCGAAGATCTTCGTCGCGCTGCTCGGTAAGCGGCTCGGCGTGCGGCCGGAGGGCTGGCGCGAGGCGGCCGGCCCGTACGGCGAGGACGCGGCACACCGCTCCATCGCCGACATCGTGGATGAGGACTCGCTCGGCAAGGTGCGCAGCCACAAGCAGCAGATGAAGGCGGCCGCGAAGGCCAAGAACAAGGCGTAG
- a CDS encoding IS481 family transposase, producing the protein MPHRNAPLSETGRLRLARCVVEDGWPLRRAAERFQVSVTTAQRWASRYRTHGEAGMADRSSRPHTSPRRTPTRTERRIIKVRVARRWGPARIAGLLHLNPATVHRVLVRYRLNRLAWTDRATGRVIRRYEHQAPGDLVHVDIKKLGNIPDGGGHKTLGRQAGRKTRSGAGYSYIHTAVDDHSRLAYSEILTDEKKHTAAAFWTRAQAFFTSCGITVQRVLTDNGACYKSHPWRDVLATAGIVHKRTRPYRPQTNGKVERLNRTLLEEWAYARPYRSETERRQAFPDWLHAYNHHRGHTALNGQPPASRIPNLTGQNS; encoded by the coding sequence ATGCCGCACCGTAACGCACCCCTGAGTGAGACCGGACGCCTTCGCCTGGCCCGCTGTGTCGTGGAGGACGGCTGGCCGCTACGGCGGGCCGCTGAACGCTTCCAGGTCTCGGTCACGACCGCCCAGCGGTGGGCAAGCCGCTACCGCACCCACGGTGAGGCCGGGATGGCCGACCGTTCCAGCCGCCCACACACCAGCCCACGGCGTACCCCGACCCGGACCGAGCGGCGGATCATCAAGGTCCGGGTGGCGCGGCGGTGGGGACCGGCGCGGATCGCCGGCCTGCTGCATCTGAACCCGGCCACTGTGCACCGGGTCCTGGTGCGCTACCGGCTCAACCGGCTGGCCTGGACCGACCGGGCGACCGGCCGGGTGATCCGCCGCTACGAACACCAAGCACCGGGCGACCTGGTCCACGTCGACATCAAGAAACTCGGCAACATCCCCGACGGCGGCGGACACAAGACCCTAGGCCGCCAGGCGGGGCGTAAGACCCGCTCCGGCGCCGGGTACAGCTACATCCATACCGCCGTCGATGACCACTCCCGCCTGGCCTACAGCGAAATCCTCACCGACGAGAAGAAACACACCGCCGCCGCGTTCTGGACCCGCGCCCAGGCCTTCTTCACCTCCTGCGGCATCACCGTCCAACGCGTCCTGACCGACAACGGCGCCTGCTACAAATCCCACCCCTGGCGCGACGTCCTGGCCACCGCCGGCATCGTCCACAAACGCACCCGCCCCTACCGGCCCCAGACCAACGGCAAGGTCGAACGCCTCAACCGCACCCTGCTGGAGGAATGGGCCTACGCCCGCCCCTACCGATCAGAGACCGAACGACGCCAAGCCTTCCCCGACTGGCTGCACGCCTACAACCACCACCGCGGACACACCGCACTGAACGGCCAACCACCCGCCAGCCGCATCCCCAACCTCACGGGACAGAACAGCTAG
- a CDS encoding SpoIIE family protein phosphatase — protein MSTDTSVPHPRLSGLDASDSALFATLLREAPIGFALFDTDLRFKRANETLARLHGVAVTDLEGKKPSEVLPDEFGEIVEGAVRKVVDEDRPVLDVDLQIDGRHWAYSWFPSRAADGAMTGVVLVVVDVTDRVLAETSIRRKEERYRSLVEASSQVVWVTMPTGKVVDDAPEWRAITGQTHEEYAADGWLGAVHTEDRNRIEDAWQACVSGDRIFEATYRIRTRAGGYRNYDVRAVPIRRDGEIVEWVGANTDVTGKREAEEMRGRLTEQLSAAALRTARLQQATSMLAEALTVNQVVAVITEVGRSAIGADRSAVALLDDDKVRLRTITPGGIPELPGPPREEIGIEDASVMSIAVRERRPFLAENPESLRGQIPAEEIDTFARLTDERAWVGLPLLAAGRALGALRFSFTRPREITEEERVFLEALAGQCALAVERATLFEREHKTAEALQRSLLPDQLPQLPSMQLAARYQPATRHVQVGGDWYDAFPLQDNQVAIAIGDVMGKGVKAAAGMGRVRNALRALALNDPRPAAVLSGLDRLFTATEGLEQITTLAYAVIDPATGEGVISNAGHLPPLLIFPDAPPKVSTAEAGTPLGWPSQRHQTKFSVPPGNTVVFYSDGLVENRRRGLDAGLDEIVAIAADAPPEVLADPEILVDFLVDRMLAGYDHDDDVTVLALHVPPKTA, from the coding sequence ATGAGCACCGATACGTCCGTGCCGCATCCCCGGCTCTCCGGTCTCGACGCGTCGGACTCGGCGCTGTTCGCCACGTTGCTACGGGAGGCTCCGATCGGGTTCGCGCTCTTCGATACCGACCTGCGTTTCAAGCGCGCCAACGAGACGCTCGCCCGTCTGCACGGCGTCGCCGTCACCGACCTCGAGGGCAAGAAGCCGTCCGAGGTGCTCCCCGACGAGTTCGGCGAGATCGTCGAGGGCGCGGTCCGCAAGGTCGTCGACGAGGACCGTCCGGTGCTCGACGTCGACCTGCAGATCGACGGACGGCACTGGGCGTACTCCTGGTTCCCCTCACGTGCCGCCGACGGTGCGATGACGGGTGTCGTGCTCGTCGTCGTGGACGTCACCGACCGTGTCCTCGCCGAGACGTCCATCCGCCGCAAAGAAGAGCGCTACCGCTCCCTGGTCGAGGCCAGCTCGCAGGTCGTCTGGGTGACCATGCCGACCGGCAAGGTCGTCGACGACGCGCCCGAATGGCGCGCCATCACCGGTCAGACGCACGAGGAGTACGCCGCGGACGGCTGGCTGGGCGCCGTGCACACCGAGGACCGCAACCGCATCGAGGACGCCTGGCAGGCGTGCGTGTCCGGCGACCGCATCTTCGAGGCGACGTACCGCATCCGCACCCGTGCCGGCGGCTACCGCAACTACGACGTACGCGCGGTGCCGATCCGCCGCGACGGCGAGATCGTCGAGTGGGTCGGTGCCAACACCGACGTCACCGGCAAGCGCGAGGCCGAGGAGATGCGGGGACGGCTCACCGAGCAGCTCTCCGCCGCCGCGCTGCGCACCGCACGGCTCCAGCAGGCGACGTCGATGCTGGCCGAGGCGCTGACGGTCAACCAGGTGGTCGCCGTGATCACCGAGGTCGGCCGGTCCGCCATCGGCGCCGACCGCTCCGCGGTCGCGCTTCTCGACGATGACAAGGTGCGGCTGCGCACCATCACGCCGGGTGGCATTCCCGAGCTTCCGGGTCCGCCCCGCGAGGAGATCGGGATCGAGGACGCGAGCGTGATGTCGATCGCCGTGCGCGAACGCCGCCCGTTCCTCGCCGAGAACCCCGAGAGCCTGCGCGGCCAGATCCCGGCCGAGGAGATCGACACGTTCGCCCGGCTGACCGACGAGCGCGCCTGGGTGGGCCTCCCGCTGCTGGCCGCCGGCCGCGCGCTCGGCGCTCTCCGTTTCTCGTTCACACGGCCTCGCGAGATCACCGAGGAGGAGAGGGTCTTCCTCGAGGCGCTCGCCGGCCAGTGCGCACTCGCGGTCGAGCGCGCCACGCTGTTCGAGCGCGAGCACAAGACCGCTGAGGCGCTGCAGCGCAGCCTCCTGCCGGACCAGCTGCCCCAGCTTCCTTCGATGCAGCTCGCGGCCCGCTACCAGCCCGCGACACGCCACGTGCAGGTCGGCGGCGACTGGTACGACGCCTTCCCGCTGCAGGACAACCAGGTGGCGATCGCGATCGGCGACGTCATGGGCAAGGGGGTCAAGGCCGCGGCCGGAATGGGCCGCGTGCGCAACGCTCTGCGCGCCCTCGCCCTCAACGACCCGCGTCCCGCGGCGGTGCTGTCCGGCCTCGACCGGCTGTTCACCGCCACCGAGGGCCTGGAGCAGATCACGACGCTCGCGTACGCCGTGATCGATCCGGCCACGGGCGAGGGCGTGATCAGCAACGCGGGACATCTGCCCCCGTTGTTGATCTTCCCGGACGCGCCGCCGAAGGTCAGTACGGCCGAGGCCGGCACCCCGCTCGGCTGGCCCTCACAGCGACATCAAACAAAGTTTTCCGTTCCACCCGGCAACACTGTGGTCTTCTACTCCGATGGACTTGTGGAGAACCGAAGACGGGGACTCGACGCCGGCCTCGACGAGATCGTGGCCATCGCCGCCGATGCTCCGCCCGAGGTGCTCGCGGATCCTGAGATACTTGTCGACTTCCTGGTGGATCGGATGCTGGCCGGGTATGACCATGATGATGACGTGACCGTACTTGCCCTACATGTTCCGCCGAAGACGGCGTAG
- a CDS encoding RNA polymerase sigma factor codes for MSPASSTSKPSELHEHVVRQLIERGRSQGYLEADDVRRAFEEADIPVSKASSILRSLSKEGVTVMVSAADSAAPKRARNSSKRATPATKKTKTTAATKEQDSVTAVVEDDAEAPPKPARAKKSAAKPKKAAPAKKSAPQPVAKAVKEPEDGEDVSDADIEVTDIDEADLNDLGDDVVAADLETGVDDTDTEVVAEAAPEAEPEEAPAPAAEKKPTSEDESFVIGDDDEDAPAQQIAAAGATADPVKDYLKQIGKVPLLNAEQEVELAKRIEAGLFAEEKLALERTVLEFQVLDDLEWIAEDGRRAKNHLLEANLRLVVSLAKRYTGRGMLFLDLIQEGNLGLIRAVEKFDYTKGYKFSTYATWWIRQAITRAMADQARTIRIPVHMVEVINKLARVQRQMLQDLGREPTPEELAKELDMTPEKVVEVQKYGREPISLHTPLGEDGDSEFGDLIEDSEAIVPADAVSFTLLQEQLHSVLDTLSEREAGVVSMRFGLTDGQPKTLDEIGKVYGVTRERIRQIESKTMSKLRHPSRSQVLRDYLD; via the coding sequence GTGTCGCCTGCGAGTTCGACCTCCAAGCCGTCCGAGCTGCACGAGCACGTTGTCAGGCAATTGATCGAGCGTGGGCGTTCCCAGGGCTACCTCGAGGCCGATGATGTACGCCGTGCGTTCGAGGAGGCCGACATTCCCGTGTCGAAGGCCTCGAGCATCTTGCGGAGTCTTAGCAAGGAGGGTGTGACCGTCATGGTGAGCGCTGCCGACTCCGCGGCGCCTAAGCGCGCGCGCAACAGCAGCAAGCGTGCGACGCCCGCGACCAAGAAGACCAAGACGACTGCCGCTACCAAGGAGCAGGACTCGGTGACCGCGGTCGTCGAGGACGACGCCGAGGCGCCGCCCAAGCCTGCTCGCGCCAAGAAGAGCGCCGCCAAGCCGAAGAAGGCGGCGCCGGCGAAGAAGTCCGCGCCGCAGCCCGTCGCGAAGGCCGTAAAAGAGCCTGAGGACGGCGAGGACGTCAGCGATGCCGACATCGAGGTCACCGACATCGATGAGGCCGACCTGAACGATCTCGGCGACGACGTCGTGGCCGCCGATCTCGAGACCGGCGTCGACGACACGGACACCGAGGTCGTGGCCGAGGCCGCGCCTGAGGCGGAGCCCGAGGAGGCCCCCGCCCCGGCCGCGGAGAAGAAGCCGACGTCGGAGGACGAGTCGTTCGTCATCGGTGACGACGACGAGGACGCCCCGGCGCAGCAGATCGCGGCCGCCGGCGCGACCGCCGACCCCGTCAAGGACTATCTCAAGCAGATCGGCAAGGTCCCGCTGCTCAACGCCGAGCAGGAGGTCGAGCTGGCCAAGCGCATCGAGGCCGGCCTGTTCGCCGAGGAAAAGCTCGCCCTCGAGCGGACCGTCCTGGAGTTCCAGGTGCTCGACGACCTCGAGTGGATCGCCGAGGACGGCCGCCGGGCCAAGAACCACCTCCTCGAGGCCAACCTCCGGCTGGTCGTCTCGCTGGCCAAGCGCTACACCGGTCGCGGCATGCTCTTCCTGGACCTCATCCAGGAGGGCAACCTCGGCCTGATCCGCGCCGTCGAGAAGTTCGACTACACCAAGGGTTACAAGTTCTCGACCTACGCCACCTGGTGGATCCGGCAGGCGATCACCCGGGCGATGGCCGACCAGGCCCGGACGATCCGTATACCGGTCCACATGGTCGAGGTCATCAACAAGCTGGCCCGCGTGCAGCGCCAGATGCTCCAGGACCTCGGCCGTGAGCCGACCCCGGAGGAGCTGGCCAAGGAGCTCGACATGACGCCTGAAAAGGTGGTCGAGGTCCAAAAGTACGGCCGTGAGCCCATCTCGCTGCACACACCGCTCGGTGAGGACGGTGACAGTGAGTTCGGTGACCTCATCGAGGACTCCGAGGCCATCGTGCCGGCCGACGCGGTCAGCTTCACGCTGCTGCAGGAGCAACTGCACTCGGTGCTCGACACGCTGAGCGAGCGGGAGGCCGGCGTGGTCTCCATGCGGTTCGGCCTCACCGACGGGCAGCCGAAGACCTTGGACGAGATCGGCAAGGTCTACGGCGTCACCCGCGAGCGGATCCGTCAGATCGAGTCCAAGACCATGTCGAAGCTGCGTCACCCGTCGCGCTCGCAGGTGCTGCGCGACTACCTCGACTGA
- a CDS encoding YaaA family protein has product MLILLPPSESKAAGADAPPLDTGSLSFPGLTPTRERVLRALEALCAGPEGTARQTLGLSPGQAAEITRNRGLRTAPALPAAELYTGVLYDNLGLATLDPDRAARSILIFSGLWGALRVADRVPAYRLAMNVRLPPLGALAAVWRPILTAALPTGDLIVDMRSAPYAAAWRPPAVKVRVFRERDGTRTVVSHMAKATRGAVARALLRNAADPATPEELVKTLLDLGYAAELNGSAVDVVIAD; this is encoded by the coding sequence ATGCTGATCTTGTTGCCGCCGTCGGAGAGCAAGGCGGCCGGCGCGGACGCGCCACCGCTCGACACGGGCTCGCTCAGCTTCCCCGGCCTCACTCCCACCCGCGAACGCGTGCTCCGCGCCCTGGAGGCCCTCTGCGCCGGTCCTGAGGGCACCGCACGGCAGACGCTGGGCCTGTCCCCCGGCCAGGCGGCCGAGATCACGCGCAACCGCGGACTGCGGACGGCCCCCGCACTGCCGGCCGCGGAGCTCTACACCGGCGTGCTGTACGACAATCTGGGCCTGGCCACACTGGACCCGGACCGAGCCGCACGGTCCATCTTGATCTTCTCGGGCCTGTGGGGCGCCCTGAGGGTCGCCGACCGCGTCCCCGCATACCGACTGGCAATGAACGTACGCCTGCCGCCCCTGGGCGCTCTCGCGGCCGTCTGGCGGCCCATCCTGACCGCCGCACTGCCCACCGGGGACCTCATCGTGGACATGCGCTCGGCGCCGTACGCCGCCGCGTGGCGTCCGCCGGCCGTCAAGGTGAGGGTCTTCCGCGAGCGCGACGGCACGCGGACGGTGGTCAGCCACATGGCCAAGGCGACGCGGGGCGCGGTCGCCCGGGCGCTGCTGCGGAACGCCGCGGATCCGGCGACCCCGGAGGAACTGGTCAAGACCCTGCTCGATCTGGGGTACGCCGCCGAGCTCAACGGCTCCGCCGTCGACGTCGTCATCGCCGACTGA
- a CDS encoding DUF7455 domain-containing protein — MTGALAPTKPLTAADRCDRCGAQAYVRAVLAGGGELLFCAHHGRKYGEPLRAAGAEIHDETDRLLETPATAPSEEEER, encoded by the coding sequence GTGACTGGAGCTCTTGCCCCAACCAAGCCGCTGACGGCCGCAGACCGCTGCGACCGCTGCGGTGCTCAGGCCTATGTCCGCGCGGTCCTCGCGGGCGGCGGCGAGTTGCTGTTCTGTGCCCACCATGGCCGTAAGTACGGCGAGCCGCTTCGCGCGGCAGGCGCAGAGATCCACGACGAGACCGACCGGCTGCTTGAGACCCCTGCCACCGCACCCTCCGAAGAAGAAGAGCGGTAG
- a CDS encoding ABC transporter permease translates to MSSFQSLARAMFLGFRRDKGALFFTIALPLLFLLIIGGLFAKQSTPKSTMLEIGSVEVVDQMPADVRAGFDKSLKITKISDRNAALEKVKKGDYDAALEQSGGQVVIHFSAADQVKAGTAQGQIEGLVQAANQAASGQPPKYRLQAEQVEDKSLKAIQYITPGLLGWALAAAGMFGASTTLVTWRTKGILRRLRLSPVPIRTVFTARVAVSLGTALVQTALFIGVATLPFFGLKLDHYWWMAIPMVLCGVLAFLAIGMLIGAWAKTQETAQAVTQMVVLPMAFLGGSFFPIDQAPRWLRVVTEIFPLRHLNDGMLKVMARGAGPASVLPQMGILLGFALVATIIAIRVFRWEQI, encoded by the coding sequence ATGAGCAGCTTTCAGAGCCTCGCCCGTGCGATGTTCCTCGGGTTCCGACGGGACAAGGGCGCGCTCTTCTTCACGATCGCGCTGCCGCTCCTCTTCCTGCTGATCATCGGCGGGCTGTTCGCCAAGCAGTCGACGCCCAAGTCGACGATGCTGGAGATCGGTTCGGTGGAGGTCGTCGACCAGATGCCGGCGGACGTACGCGCCGGCTTCGACAAGTCGCTGAAGATCACCAAGATCAGCGACCGGAACGCCGCGCTGGAGAAGGTCAAGAAGGGCGACTACGACGCCGCGCTCGAGCAGAGCGGCGGCCAGGTCGTCATCCACTTCTCGGCGGCCGACCAGGTGAAGGCCGGCACCGCGCAGGGGCAGATCGAGGGGCTCGTCCAGGCCGCCAATCAGGCGGCCTCCGGACAGCCGCCGAAGTATCGCCTCCAGGCGGAGCAGGTCGAGGACAAGTCCCTCAAGGCGATCCAGTACATCACCCCGGGCCTGCTCGGCTGGGCGCTCGCCGCGGCGGGCATGTTCGGCGCGTCCACCACACTTGTCACATGGCGCACCAAAGGCATCCTGCGCCGGCTGCGGTTGTCACCGGTTCCGATCCGTACGGTGTTCACCGCACGGGTGGCGGTCAGCCTGGGTACGGCGCTCGTGCAGACCGCGCTGTTCATCGGGGTGGCGACGCTGCCGTTCTTCGGGCTGAAGCTCGACCATTACTGGTGGATGGCGATCCCGATGGTGCTGTGCGGGGTGCTCGCGTTCCTCGCGATCGGCATGCTGATCGGGGCGTGGGCCAAGACCCAGGAGACCGCGCAGGCCGTCACCCAGATGGTCGTGCTGCCGATGGCCTTCCTCGGCGGGTCGTTCTTCCCCATCGACCAGGCGCCAAGATGGCTGCGTGTCGTTACGGAGATCTTCCCTCTGCGCCACCTCAACGATGGCATGCTGAAGGTCATGGCACGGGGTGCCGGACCGGCCTCCGTCCTTCCGCAGATGGGGATCCTGCTGGGATTCGCGCTCGTCGCGACGATCATCGCCATCCGCGTTTTCCGGTGGGAACAAATCTGA